In Triticum urartu cultivar G1812 chromosome 6, Tu2.1, whole genome shotgun sequence, the following proteins share a genomic window:
- the LOC125517044 gene encoding uncharacterized protein LOC125517044, with protein sequence MACYPGCHIRIVVDMASDHDGSVADLKPAGIVKALDYDEEDGREPETEATEEVRLLATADPERLRRSLHKATGKKEVDLVLIPPNKPIKKSSDGGSRHKEGPRLVDAAAVEPPLADPQLEALLAHLQRQAPLRGHRDQYVDHGAAAALPGNYHHHQQQQPNLDWDSYGEASYPWVPLHWLAPPAVDWGANYGPALAPPATATPAHRRGTAA encoded by the exons ATGGCCTGCTACCCCGGGTGTCACATCCGCATCGTCGTGGACATGGCCTCCGACCATGATGGATCCGTTGCCGACCTCAAACCAGCCGGCATCGTCAAGGCTCTGGACTACGACGAGGAAGA TGGCAGAGAGCCAGAGACGGAGGCCACCGAGGAGGTGCGGCTGCTGGCCACGGCCGACCCCGAGCGCCTCCGCAGGAGCCTCCACAAGGCCACCGGCAAGAAGGAGGTCGACCTAGTCTTAATCCCGCCCAACAAGCCCATCAAGAAGAGCTCCGACGGCGGGAGCAGACACAAGGAGGGCCCTCGGCTCGTCGACGCCGCCGCGGTCGAGCCGCCACTCGCCGACCCGCAGCTCGAGGCGCTTCTCGCTCACCTGCAGCGGCAGGCGCCGCTGCGGGGCCATCGTGATCAGTACGTCGACCATGGCGCGGCCGCCGCGTTGCCGGGCAACTACCACCACCACCAGCAGCAGCAACCGAATCTCGACTGGGACAGCTACGGCGAAGCGTCGTATCCGTGGGTGCCACTCCACTGGCTGGCCCCGCCGGCCGTTGATTGGGGAGCGAACTACGGTCCGGCGCTGGCTCCACCTGCAACTGCGACCCCAGCGCACCGCCGTGGCACAGCGGCCTAG